The Zymobacter palmae DNA window CTGCGTGGGATTATGCCACACGCGGTCCAGATGACGTAATGGGGGCTTAATCATCGGAAGGCAAGGCCTTGAACGCCTCGATAGCGCGCAGGCGTGCTGCCTTGTGATCGACGATCGGGGCCGGATAGCCACAGCGACTGCGCGTTGCCGCGTCAGGAAAATGCCGCTGCTTGGCTGGTACCGAGGCCAGTTCGGGTACCCACTGAGCGATGAAATCACCGTTCTTATCAAAGCGTTCCGACTGAGTCACTGGATTGAACACCCTGAAATAAGGTGCCGAGTCCGTGCCCGTGGAGGCGGCCCATTGCCACCCGCCATTGTTTGCCCCTAGCTCCCCATCCAAAAGATGGTTCATGAAAAATGCTTCCCCCCAGCGCCAGTCGGTCAGTAGGTGCTTGGAGAGAAACGTTGCTGTCAGCATGCGCAGCCGGTTGTGCATCCAGCCGGTCGCCGTTAGCTGGCGCATGGCCGCGTCTACCAGAGGGTAGCCTGTCCGGCCTTCGCACCACGCCTTGAAGTGTGTGCGTTCGTTGAGCCACTTCAGGTGGCGAGTGTTTTCCTTGAACGGCTGGTGCATCGACACGCGCGGCGCGGCGACTAGGATGTGCTGATAGAACTCGCGCCATACCAGCTCGTTGATCCAAGTCGTGATGCCTTGGTGCCCATCGCCCAACCGTCCTTCATTCATGGATGCGGCAGCGTTGAGCGCTTGCCGAATCGAGATCATGCCCAGTGCCAGATGCGGTGACAGCTGGCTGGTGCCGTCGACGGCGGGAAAGTCACGCTGTTCGGCGTAGTGCTGTACGCGGCGGGTCAGAAAGTGGGCCAGCCGATCCTGCGCAGCCGCTTCACCAGCAGGCCATTGGCGCATGATGTGCTCAGCCGCAGCGGGCATGTCATCGAGCAGCGTGGTGCTGATGCCCGCAATAGGTGTCTGTGCCTGTGGCGCATCGTCTTGATGCAGCTGATCGGCGGTCAGATTGCGTAGCCACGCCTTGTAGAACGGTGTGTAGACGCTGTAATACTCACCCTTGCCTGTCAGCAGATCACCGGGGCGAAACAGCACGTGATCGGTGTGGCGCTCGACCGTCAGATTGTGGCGGCGCGCTTGTTGTACGACACCTTGATCGCGGCGACGTTCATCAAGCCCGTACTCATCGTTGAAATGAATAGTGCCACACTCGTTCCGTTGCGCAAACGAGATCAATTTACTGGGAATATCGGCAAAATGGTCGATATCCAGCATGATCAGCGGGATATTCAATACGTTAAGTGACTGTGCGAGTGCGGCTACGCCTCGCTGCCAAAAATCGAACCAGTTCGGGCCTCGGTCGTGAGAAGCCCACTGTTTCTGACTGCGGATGACCACGGCGATGACGGGGCCACGGCGGCGTGCGTGCGCCAGGGCACGGTGATCTTCGATGCGCAGATCACTTCTGAACCAGACTAGCTGGCGATCTGAAGGCATGTGGAACTCCTGAACCGAGGCGGGTAGACATGTGCGTTGTGCTACCAGTATAGAGCGTTGATTTCC harbors:
- the phrB gene encoding deoxyribodipyrimidine photo-lyase, with the protein product MPSDRQLVWFRSDLRIEDHRALAHARRRGPVIAVVIRSQKQWASHDRGPNWFDFWQRGVAALAQSLNVLNIPLIMLDIDHFADIPSKLISFAQRNECGTIHFNDEYGLDERRRDQGVVQQARRHNLTVERHTDHVLFRPGDLLTGKGEYYSVYTPFYKAWLRNLTADQLHQDDAPQAQTPIAGISTTLLDDMPAAAEHIMRQWPAGEAAAQDRLAHFLTRRVQHYAEQRDFPAVDGTSQLSPHLALGMISIRQALNAAASMNEGRLGDGHQGITTWINELVWREFYQHILVAAPRVSMHQPFKENTRHLKWLNERTHFKAWCEGRTGYPLVDAAMRQLTATGWMHNRLRMLTATFLSKHLLTDWRWGEAFFMNHLLDGELGANNGGWQWAASTGTDSAPYFRVFNPVTQSERFDKNGDFIAQWVPELASVPAKQRHFPDAATRSRCGYPAPIVDHKAARLRAIEAFKALPSDD